A genomic stretch from Telmatocola sphagniphila includes:
- a CDS encoding GNAT family N-acetyltransferase gives MNATREIYIRWLIRSDLSRVLEIERDCFDNPWDADDFNACLRQRNCIGQVAEIRSVPGGLPDRVLGFMIYELEKETIRVRNFAVDSQARRTGVGTALVGRLFRKLGRFGEVRRSRIAVILRESNLDAQSFYRHFGFKAVKVLRAFYQDTGEDGYELVYRSN, from the coding sequence GTGAACGCAACTCGCGAAATATATATCCGATGGCTGATCCGAAGCGATCTGAGCCGTGTCCTGGAGATCGAGCGGGACTGCTTCGACAACCCCTGGGACGCCGATGATTTCAACGCCTGCCTCCGGCAACGCAATTGCATCGGCCAGGTGGCCGAGATCCGTTCAGTGCCGGGCGGACTGCCCGATCGCGTACTCGGCTTCATGATCTACGAGCTGGAGAAGGAGACGATCCGGGTCCGCAACTTCGCGGTCGATTCCCAGGCTCGCCGGACGGGAGTCGGGACCGCCCTGGTCGGCCGTCTGTTCCGCAAGCTCGGCCGCTTCGGCGAAGTGCGGCGATCGCGAATCGCGGTGATCCTTCGGGAGTCGAATCTGGACGCCCAGAGCTTTTATCGGCATTTCGGATTCAAGGCGGTGAAGGTCTTGAGGGCCTTCTACCAGGACACCGGCGAGGATGGCTACGAGCTGGTCTACCGGAGCAACTAA
- a CDS encoding helix-turn-helix domain-containing protein, with product MAKKPTKRPRKAASVPRKPPPRSVRQEVLGERRLVEIAELYATGFTQWEIAERFGLNQSTISRALDDCRKAWRETYAAQFNERIYTELAKIDALEIEAWRAYRRSCQDQKRSKIRTIDQKKEQAVTMGSRDGEPRYQEMVLKCIDRRLRLLGLDAPQKFAPTTPDGTEPYDQLSTEDLIARRQAIVERLQFVEKATGARAAEARPRAADPIRKK from the coding sequence ATGGCCAAAAAACCGACCAAGCGGCCCCGGAAGGCCGCGTCCGTGCCCCGTAAACCGCCGCCGCGCAGCGTCCGCCAGGAGGTCCTGGGCGAGCGCCGGCTCGTGGAAATCGCCGAGCTGTACGCCACCGGATTCACGCAATGGGAAATCGCCGAGCGGTTCGGGCTGAACCAGAGCACCATCTCCCGCGCCCTCGACGATTGCCGCAAAGCCTGGCGGGAAACGTATGCGGCTCAGTTCAACGAGCGGATCTACACCGAGCTGGCCAAGATCGACGCCCTGGAGATCGAGGCCTGGCGGGCCTACCGCCGCAGCTGCCAGGATCAGAAGCGATCCAAGATCCGCACGATCGACCAGAAGAAAGAGCAGGCGGTGACCATGGGCTCCCGCGACGGCGAGCCCCGTTATCAGGAGATGGTGCTGAAGTGCATAGATCGACGATTGCGATTGCTCGGCCTGGATGCCCCGCAGAAGTTTGCCCCCACCACTCCCGATGGGACCGAGCCTTATGATCAGCTGTCAACGGAGGACCTGATTGCTCGCCGCCAAGCCATTGTCGAGCGACTCCAGTTCGTCGAGAAAGCAACAGGAGCGCGAGCTGCTGAGGCTCGACCGCGAGCTGCTGATCCGATCCGCAAGAAGTAA